The following proteins are encoded in a genomic region of Holosporales bacterium:
- a CDS encoding histidine triad nucleotide-binding protein, with the protein MLKEYDRNNVFAKILRGEAKCSKVFESDDVLAIRDIFPKAPQHILVLPKGEYTCMTDFIEHSSDAQIAAYFRAVVKIAKEAGLSESGYRLVTNTGPDGCQEVPHFHTHILGGKKLDA; encoded by the coding sequence ATGCTGAAAGAATACGACAGAAATAATGTTTTCGCTAAGATTTTGCGTGGCGAGGCCAAGTGCTCTAAGGTCTTTGAAAGTGACGATGTGCTTGCAATCCGCGATATATTTCCCAAAGCGCCTCAGCACATTTTGGTCCTGCCAAAAGGCGAGTATACGTGCATGACAGACTTTATTGAACATTCGTCTGACGCCCAGATTGCCGCGTATTTTCGTGCGGTTGTTAAAATTGCCAAAGAGGCCGGGCTGAGCGAAAGCGGCTACAGATTGGTAACGAATACAGGTCCTGACGGTTGCCAAGAAGTCCCGCACTTTCACACGCATATTCTTGGTGGAAAGAAGCTTGATGCTTAA
- the hslU gene encoding ATP-dependent protease ATPase subunit HslU codes for MKTLLSPKQIVDELDKHIVGQVEAKRAVALALRNRWRRQKVPSPLKEEILPKNILMIGPTGVGKTEVSRRLARLAQAPFIKVEATKFTEIGYVGRDVEQIIRDLIEIAVSDAKELARRQNHKKAQDLAEERILLALIGEKASEETRSKFKEMLDSGKLEDREIEVKVSEQPSLGPTPFFDIPGASGAQMGMINITDMINKSLRIGGKSKARKMTIAQARVKLAAEEAEKLLDQDKIVREAVHNVEQNAIVFIDEIDKICARAEVSSADVSREGVQRDLLPLIEGCSVSTKYGTVKTDYILFITSGAFHVTKPSDLLPELQGRLPIRVELKPLRDKDFIRILTEPESSLVKQYQAMLATEDVTLEFSSSGISKIACTAAEINENVENIGARRLHTILEKVVEEVSFNVQDYKGKTVVIDDKYVENAISALASNRDLSRFIL; via the coding sequence ATGAAAACCCTATTATCTCCAAAGCAGATCGTTGACGAGCTAGATAAACATATTGTCGGTCAAGTTGAGGCCAAGCGAGCAGTAGCTTTGGCTTTGCGCAATCGTTGGCGCAGGCAAAAGGTACCAAGCCCGCTTAAAGAGGAGATTCTGCCCAAGAATATCCTGATGATTGGTCCAACCGGAGTTGGTAAGACAGAAGTATCGCGAAGGCTGGCGCGTCTTGCTCAAGCGCCGTTTATCAAGGTTGAGGCAACAAAATTTACAGAAATTGGATATGTAGGGCGCGACGTTGAACAGATTATCCGAGACCTAATCGAAATTGCAGTTTCAGACGCGAAAGAGCTTGCTCGACGGCAAAATCATAAGAAAGCGCAAGACTTGGCTGAAGAGCGCATTCTGCTTGCACTGATTGGGGAAAAAGCTTCGGAAGAAACCCGCAGTAAGTTCAAGGAAATGCTTGATTCTGGAAAGCTGGAGGATAGAGAAATAGAGGTTAAAGTGTCTGAGCAACCATCGCTTGGTCCAACGCCGTTTTTTGATATACCCGGGGCTTCTGGCGCCCAGATGGGGATGATAAACATCACCGACATGATAAATAAGAGCCTGAGGATTGGCGGCAAAAGCAAAGCACGTAAAATGACGATTGCCCAGGCTAGAGTTAAGCTGGCTGCTGAAGAGGCTGAAAAATTGTTGGATCAAGACAAGATTGTTCGCGAGGCCGTCCATAATGTTGAGCAAAATGCCATAGTATTTATCGATGAAATAGATAAAATCTGTGCCCGTGCCGAGGTTTCCAGCGCAGACGTCAGTCGCGAAGGGGTTCAGCGGGACCTGCTACCCTTAATCGAGGGATGCTCGGTTTCTACAAAATACGGAACTGTCAAAACCGACTATATCCTGTTTATTACTTCTGGCGCTTTTCATGTCACAAAGCCTTCTGATCTTTTACCAGAGCTGCAAGGCCGCCTTCCCATAAGGGTTGAGCTGAAACCGCTTAGGGATAAAGACTTCATCCGCATACTAACTGAGCCGGAATCCAGTCTGGTTAAGCAATATCAGGCTATGCTGGCAACAGAGGACGTTACCTTAGAGTTTTCATCAAGTGGTATTTCCAAGATTGCTTGTACTGCGGCAGAGATAAATGAAAACGTTGAGAATATAGGCGCCAGGCGTTTGCATACAATTTTGGAAAAGGTGGTCGAAGAGGTCAGCTTTAACGTACAGGATTACAAGGGCAAGACTGTTGTGATAGACGACAAATATGTAGAGAACGCCATAAGCGCTTTGGCTTCCAACAGAGATTTGTCTAGGTTCATACTCTGA
- the mnmA gene encoding tRNA 2-thiouridine(34) synthase MnmA, whose translation MSRIAVALSGGVDSSTTAALLQKEGHEVFGVTMSLCESEGAKVSLDYAKRACDQLKIDHHVFDFKDQFSKNIIDYFKSSYISGITPNPCAKCNRIIKFGLLFDAVSGMGADALATGHYVKTAQDQDGEIGLYKGVDMTKDQSYFLFGVKRETLKSLVFPLGDKCKTEVRRLAAEFGLCTADRKESQDICFIPSGDYKSVLGCQPKLGDIVDTNGNIVGQHAGLWNYTIGQRKGLGVSGSKPLFVVDMDSENNRLIVGEQSQLEYNKFQVQEVNWLIDPGRLPQEVSVKTRYAQSPMPAKIIPLDGESDVIVELKQPAFALSPGQFAVFYAGDRVLGGGCIHGKCLPTAAVDELTNLRQACIAHG comes from the coding sequence GTGTCACGCATAGCAGTTGCCTTATCGGGCGGGGTTGACAGCAGCACCACAGCTGCGCTTCTGCAAAAAGAAGGGCATGAAGTGTTTGGCGTTACGATGTCTCTTTGTGAAAGCGAGGGCGCCAAAGTTTCCTTAGATTACGCTAAGCGTGCTTGCGATCAGTTAAAAATAGATCATCATGTTTTTGACTTCAAAGATCAGTTTAGCAAAAACATCATCGATTATTTCAAAAGCAGTTATATCAGTGGGATCACCCCTAATCCCTGCGCAAAGTGTAACCGCATAATCAAGTTTGGCCTGTTGTTTGACGCAGTGTCTGGCATGGGCGCAGACGCGCTGGCAACTGGACATTACGTAAAAACAGCACAAGATCAAGACGGTGAAATCGGCCTTTATAAAGGGGTTGATATGACCAAAGACCAAAGTTACTTTTTGTTTGGGGTGAAAAGAGAGACCCTAAAGTCTTTGGTATTCCCGCTTGGCGATAAGTGTAAAACAGAGGTCAGGCGTTTGGCCGCCGAGTTCGGGCTTTGCACAGCAGATAGGAAGGAAAGTCAGGATATCTGCTTTATTCCAAGCGGCGACTATAAATCTGTACTTGGCTGCCAGCCAAAGCTTGGAGACATTGTCGATACAAACGGCAATATTGTTGGGCAACATGCGGGGCTGTGGAACTATACAATCGGCCAACGAAAAGGCTTGGGTGTTTCCGGATCCAAGCCATTGTTTGTCGTTGATATGGATTCTGAAAACAATCGGCTTATTGTGGGCGAGCAAAGTCAGCTGGAGTACAACAAATTCCAAGTACAAGAAGTTAACTGGCTTATTGACCCTGGGCGCTTGCCACAGGAAGTATCTGTCAAAACACGTTATGCTCAATCCCCTATGCCAGCTAAAATAATACCTTTAGACGGGGAAAGTGACGTTATAGTCGAGCTTAAACAGCCTGCTTTTGCCCTGAGCCCGGGACAGTTTGCAGTTTTCTATGCTGGGGACAGGGTCTTGGGCGGAGGATGTATTCACGGCAAATGCTTGCCAACTGCTGCTGTTGATGAGTTGACGAATTTAAGACAAGCCTGCATTGCCCATGGCTAA
- a CDS encoding acetyl-CoA carboxylase carboxyltransferase subunit alpha codes for MITFKFEEPIVEIESKINELKPRVAAEPSVAEEVSRLEQKLEKLLIKIYENLSAWERVQVARHGDRPKTPDYINALIEDFTPLAGDRLFGEDCAIIGGIGRLDGISVVALGQNKGHDTNERIKCNFGMPNPEGYRKARRLMQMADHFRMPLITFIDTAGAFPGVGAEERGQAEAIAKCLEESLKLNVPVISTVIGEGGSGGAIAIAVANHIAMLENSVYSVISPEGCASILWKSRENAAEAANALRLTAYDLLKLEIIDEIIKEPIGGAHRHNKKNIQLVGDTIKRALRNLLKGDISDFSEHRNKKFLAMGNAGLS; via the coding sequence ATGATAACGTTCAAGTTCGAAGAGCCCATAGTCGAGATCGAGAGTAAAATAAACGAGCTTAAGCCGCGTGTGGCTGCTGAGCCCAGCGTTGCAGAGGAGGTTTCCAGGCTTGAGCAAAAATTAGAAAAGCTGCTAATCAAGATTTATGAAAACTTATCCGCTTGGGAGCGAGTCCAGGTTGCCAGACATGGCGACAGGCCCAAAACCCCTGATTATATAAACGCTTTGATTGAGGACTTTACCCCTCTTGCCGGGGACAGGCTGTTTGGCGAGGATTGTGCGATAATCGGCGGCATTGGTCGCCTGGATGGCATATCTGTTGTAGCGCTTGGCCAAAACAAGGGCCATGACACAAACGAAAGGATAAAGTGTAATTTCGGTATGCCAAATCCTGAAGGCTATCGTAAAGCTCGCCGTCTTATGCAAATGGCGGATCATTTCAGAATGCCGCTGATCACGTTTATCGATACCGCCGGCGCCTTTCCTGGGGTTGGTGCGGAAGAACGCGGTCAAGCAGAAGCCATCGCTAAGTGCCTGGAGGAAAGCTTAAAGCTCAACGTTCCGGTTATCAGCACTGTAATAGGGGAGGGGGGCTCTGGCGGCGCGATAGCGATAGCTGTAGCCAATCATATCGCCATGCTTGAGAATTCTGTTTATTCCGTGATATCGCCCGAAGGTTGCGCGTCAATCCTTTGGAAAAGCCGGGAAAATGCCGCAGAAGCCGCTAATGCCTTGCGCCTTACGGCTTATGATTTACTAAAACTGGAAATAATAGACGAAATCATTAAAGAGCCCATCGGCGGCGCTCACAGGCATAACAAAAAAAACATTCAGCTAGTTGGCGATACTATCAAAAGAGCCCTCAGAAATCTGCTTAAGGGTGATATCAGCGATTTTTCAGAGCACAGAAATAAAAAATTCTTAGCCATGGGCAATGCAGGCTTGTCTTAA
- the hslV gene encoding ATP-dependent protease subunit HslV, with amino-acid sequence MTHISDQLVAWHGTTILSVRKGDEVVIIGDGQVTMGACVVKATARKIRTLSGGSALAGFAGSTADALTLFEKLEAKLEQFQGQLTRACVELAKDWRTDKYLRRLEAMMAVVDRQTSLILSGNGDVLEPEGGIIAIGSGGNYALAAARALIGINKLSAEEIARKAMDIAADICIYTNKNVTLEKLTGKDK; translated from the coding sequence ATGACACACATTTCAGATCAGCTCGTCGCTTGGCACGGAACAACAATACTTTCTGTACGTAAGGGCGACGAAGTCGTAATCATCGGCGACGGTCAGGTGACCATGGGGGCGTGCGTAGTCAAGGCCACTGCCCGAAAAATCAGAACTTTATCCGGAGGCAGCGCACTGGCGGGGTTCGCTGGCTCTACAGCAGATGCGCTGACTTTGTTTGAGAAGCTGGAAGCCAAGCTGGAGCAGTTTCAAGGACAGCTGACCCGCGCATGTGTTGAGCTTGCAAAAGACTGGCGCACCGATAAGTACCTCAGGCGCTTAGAGGCCATGATGGCCGTAGTCGATAGACAAACGTCGCTGATACTAAGCGGCAATGGCGACGTGCTTGAGCCAGAAGGCGGCATAATCGCCATAGGCTCTGGCGGCAATTATGCGTTAGCTGCGGCAAGGGCGCTTATCGGCATTAACAAACTCTCTGCTGAGGAGATCGCACGCAAAGCCATGGATATTGCGGCAGATATTTGTATTTATACTAATAAAAATGTGACTTTAGAAAAGCTAACCGGAAAGGACAAATGA